A window of the Psychrobium sp. MM17-31 genome harbors these coding sequences:
- a CDS encoding short chain dehydrogenase, with translation MKKVLVIGATGLLGNAIVEQLSGQVNLVTAARSGADYQVDIADKNSLAKLFKAVGKVDAIICTAGIAHFKALTEMADQDWQFAISNKMMGQINIVREGADYINEGGSIVLTTGTLAQTPLPGSSIVSAVNAAVEGAIRAFSLELDHLRINAVSPGWISETLSAMNMDPTQGIPAKEIATAYAATIEASNSGDIVAVG, from the coding sequence ATGAAAAAAGTATTAGTAATTGGTGCAACAGGGTTATTGGGTAACGCAATCGTCGAGCAACTTTCTGGGCAGGTTAACTTAGTTACCGCTGCGCGCAGTGGTGCTGACTATCAGGTTGATATTGCAGATAAAAACTCGTTAGCTAAGTTATTTAAAGCCGTTGGCAAAGTCGACGCTATCATTTGTACGGCGGGTATTGCACATTTTAAAGCATTAACGGAAATGGCTGATCAAGACTGGCAATTTGCAATTAGTAACAAGATGATGGGCCAAATCAATATTGTCCGCGAAGGTGCCGATTACATTAATGAAGGCGGCAGTATCGTTTTAACTACTGGCACATTAGCGCAAACGCCATTACCTGGTAGCAGCATAGTATCTGCGGTAAATGCGGCAGTTGAAGGGGCGATTCGCGCATTTAGCTTGGAGTTAGATCACCTGCGAATCAATGCCGTTTCACCGGGGTGGATTAGTGAGACGCTTAGCGCGATGAATATGGATCCTACGCAAGGGATTCCAGCAAAGGAAATTGCCACCGCTTATGCCGCCACTATTGAAGCGAGCAATAGTGGGGACATTGTGGCTGTTGGTTAG
- a CDS encoding zinc-binding dehydrogenase, whose product MTQIPQTMDALVLNQAGADFELVKQSVPLPKLGDRQLLIKVEAVGLNPVDTKLARGGHGKWQYPHVPGLDGVGVVVASYTEHCPLIGKRVMWHSDLTKQGALAQYMVIEAHAVAAVPESIDVMAAATLPCAGMTALQALCKLNLSAGESILIEAGAGAVGQFAIQLAKAKGLTVYATASKARHKYLQKLGADEVFDYRDPAFEDKLTTAFEAQPLDAVIDAMGDKGTERNIRLLKFNGQIACLNSLPSCDAGLLFTQSPTVHIISLGGAWLSGDMCAQQKLGLKGEHLLNLLSNNEITVPLITEIVFDAADVTQAMHAQLDGGVFGKQVVKLS is encoded by the coding sequence ATGACACAAATACCGCAAACAATGGATGCTTTAGTACTTAATCAAGCGGGAGCTGATTTTGAGTTAGTGAAACAATCGGTGCCATTGCCAAAACTTGGTGACCGTCAATTGTTGATCAAAGTTGAAGCTGTTGGCCTAAATCCCGTCGATACTAAGCTGGCACGCGGTGGTCATGGTAAATGGCAATATCCTCATGTGCCGGGCCTCGATGGCGTGGGTGTTGTGGTGGCTAGTTACACTGAACATTGTCCCTTAATTGGCAAGCGCGTGATGTGGCATAGCGATCTGACTAAGCAAGGAGCATTGGCACAGTATATGGTCATCGAAGCACATGCGGTTGCCGCTGTACCAGAAAGCATTGATGTGATGGCCGCTGCTACTTTGCCTTGTGCTGGAATGACGGCGCTACAAGCATTGTGCAAGTTGAATCTTAGTGCTGGTGAGTCAATTCTTATTGAAGCTGGCGCAGGTGCTGTTGGGCAGTTTGCAATCCAGTTGGCGAAAGCCAAAGGACTAACCGTTTATGCGACGGCATCAAAGGCGCGTCATAAATATTTGCAAAAGTTAGGGGCCGATGAAGTGTTCGATTATCGCGATCCTGCATTTGAAGATAAGCTGACTACCGCATTTGAAGCGCAGCCATTAGATGCGGTGATAGACGCCATGGGAGACAAAGGCACAGAGCGCAACATTCGATTGCTAAAGTTTAACGGTCAAATTGCCTGTCTCAATTCATTGCCGAGTTGTGACGCCGGATTGCTATTCACCCAATCGCCAACGGTGCATATTATTTCACTTGGCGGTGCGTGGTTATCTGGTGACATGTGTGCTCAGCAAAAATTAGGTTTAAAAGGGGAACACCTTTTAAACTTATTATCAAACAATGAGATAACAGTTCCACTTATCACAGAAATTGTTTTTGATGCCGCTGACGTAACGCAGGCTATGCACGCACAGTTAGACGGCGGTGTTTTTGGCAAACAAGTCGTAAAACTAAGCTAG
- a CDS encoding LysR family transcriptional regulator, whose product MNQIHQIGFMNINTTDFNLLKVFAAIYKTRNVSKAGEQIGLAQSSMSNALARLRDQFDDPLFQRTPQGMEPTHRAEQLAPKITQVINIVNEMINPVEFDPKKITASLAIAASDLTITTLAPTLISQLNQQAPNIQVRFVPLNKQTVFNQLDDEDIEMAIGTFAKVPRRYHLKQLNDEHFVCIAKQQHPKIQEQITLSDFTQLQHALMTLNTDDRGVIDKALAKLGHKREIAMTCAQFAPLIDIVASSQLIATIPASMTEHAKRGGCDVYPLPFAMPTWHSELVVSQKFLASDLGRFMTTQIQTASGN is encoded by the coding sequence ATGAATCAGATACATCAAATCGGTTTTATGAATATAAATACAACAGACTTTAATTTGCTAAAGGTGTTCGCGGCCATTTATAAAACCCGCAATGTCAGCAAAGCCGGAGAACAAATTGGCTTGGCGCAATCGTCAATGAGTAACGCCCTTGCGCGACTAAGAGATCAGTTTGACGACCCTTTGTTCCAACGTACGCCACAAGGAATGGAGCCGACACACCGCGCAGAACAACTTGCACCTAAAATAACGCAAGTGATTAATATAGTTAATGAAATGATTAACCCTGTTGAGTTTGATCCGAAAAAAATAACGGCAAGCCTAGCCATCGCCGCATCTGATCTAACCATAACAACGCTAGCGCCAACGTTGATTTCACAACTCAATCAACAGGCTCCCAATATTCAAGTGCGTTTTGTGCCACTCAACAAGCAAACGGTATTTAATCAACTCGATGATGAAGATATTGAAATGGCGATAGGTACCTTTGCCAAAGTTCCCAGACGATATCACTTAAAACAACTTAATGATGAGCACTTTGTTTGCATTGCCAAACAGCAGCATCCAAAAATCCAAGAGCAGATAACATTAAGTGATTTTACCCAGCTTCAACACGCGTTAATGACATTGAATACTGATGATCGAGGAGTCATTGATAAAGCATTGGCGAAACTCGGCCACAAACGAGAAATAGCAATGACTTGTGCCCAATTTGCACCACTAATCGATATTGTGGCGAGTTCACAGCTCATTGCGACTATTCCTGCATCAATGACAGAGCATGCCAAACGAGGCGGCTGCGACGTTTATCCGCTGCCGTTTGCTATGCCGACTTGGCACAGCGAATTGGTAGTGTCGCAAAAATTTCTAGCATCAGATTTAGGTCGTTTTATGACAACGCAAATCCAAACAGCGAGTGGTAACTAG
- a CDS encoding AraC family transcriptional regulator: protein MQRFFKSIEFVEQHLYDKISVHEIAAASHYSTYHFSRIFKALVGDTPKEYLRKRRLTVSAKRLLEEDISILDLALDCQFDSQEAFTRAFKDLFKVTPAQYRKQNDPFRLLYKDQFSPHMLHMLQNELSMEPEIITRPAVKLVGIRNNYDDSDLSLPKLWSGFRPYRDLIKNRASDESFGIYECYEEDGDKVNFSYICSAAVTNFDDVPEGMITRELAPQMYAKFIHKGSISDLDKTLKYIWGSWLPKSDYEYEEKPDFELYPPNYNVMDPSCEMALHIPVRAR from the coding sequence ATGCAGCGTTTTTTCAAGAGCATAGAATTTGTAGAGCAGCATTTATACGACAAAATTTCGGTGCACGAAATTGCCGCTGCATCCCATTATTCCACCTATCACTTTAGCCGTATCTTCAAGGCGTTGGTGGGAGATACTCCTAAAGAATATTTACGCAAGCGCCGCTTAACCGTCAGCGCCAAACGCCTACTCGAAGAAGACATTAGCATTCTCGATTTGGCGCTAGACTGCCAGTTTGATTCGCAAGAGGCTTTCACTCGCGCATTCAAAGACTTGTTTAAAGTGACGCCAGCGCAATATCGCAAACAAAACGATCCCTTTCGACTGCTTTATAAAGACCAATTTAGCCCGCACATGCTTCACATGTTGCAAAACGAGCTATCGATGGAGCCAGAAATCATCACGCGGCCTGCAGTAAAACTAGTGGGTATTCGCAATAATTACGATGACAGCGATCTAAGTTTACCTAAACTATGGTCTGGCTTTCGTCCCTATCGCGATCTCATTAAAAATCGCGCTAGCGACGAGTCATTTGGTATTTACGAATGCTACGAAGAAGATGGCGACAAGGTTAACTTTAGCTATATCTGCAGCGCCGCAGTCACCAACTTTGACGATGTACCCGAAGGCATGATTACTCGCGAATTAGCCCCACAAATGTACGCCAAGTTTATCCATAAAGGTTCAATTAGCGACCTCGATAAAACCCTAAAATACATCTGGGGTAGCTGGTTACCTAAATCCGATTATGAATACGAAGAAAAACCCGATTTCGAGTTGTATCCACCCAACTACAACGTGATGGATCCCAGCTGTGAAATGGCACTTCATATTCCGGTTCGAGCTAGATAA